A single genomic interval of Mycteria americana isolate JAX WOST 10 ecotype Jacksonville Zoo and Gardens chromosome 20, USCA_MyAme_1.0, whole genome shotgun sequence harbors:
- the DRAM2 gene encoding DNA damage-regulated autophagy modulator protein 2 isoform X1 — translation MWWFQQGLSFLPVALVVWSAASFVFSYITAIVLHHVDPLVPYISDTGTIPPERCLFGIMLNISAFLGMATIYVRYKQVYALNPEKSKIIKLNKIGLTLGLMSCFGLCIIANFQKCILYYIHVVGACLTFGVGAIYMLVQTILSYLMQPEVHSKDMFWIRLTMLLWCCSSIVSMFVSSVVLYSGLYGTNLVQKLHWDPQEEGYTAHIISTVSEWSLAFSFLSFFLTYIRDFQKISLRAVVSLRGQTLYNTPQSFATDEQTLLIAGSI, via the exons ATGTGGTGGTTTCAGCAAGGCCTCTCTTTCTTGCCTGTGGCTTTGGTTGTTTGGTCAGCTGCGTCTTTTGTGTTTTCATACATTACTGCAATCGTCCTGCACCACGTCGATCCTTTGGTGCCCTACATCAG TGATACAGGGACAATACCACCTGAAAGATGCTTGTTTGGGATCATGCTAAACATTTCGGCTTTCTTGG GTATGGCTACCATCTATGTCCGTTACAAACAAGTTTATGCTTTGAATCCAGAAAAATCCAAGATCATCAAGCTTAATAAGATTGGCCTTACACTAGGACTGATGAGCTGTTTTGGACTTTGCATTATTGCAAATTTCCAG AAATGTATTCTGTACTACATACACGTGGTTGGAGCCTGCCTGACATTTGGAGTAGGGGCCATTTATATGCTGGTTCAGACCATCCTATCCTACCTGATGCAGCCAGAAGTTCACAGCAAAGACATGTTTTGGATCCGTCTGACCATGTTACTCTGGTGTTGTTCAAGCATTGTGAGCA TGTTTGTTTCCTCAGTTGTCTTATACAGTGGCCTGTATGGAACAAATCTAGTGCAGAAATTGCACTGGGACCCACAGGAAGAA GGCTACACAGCTCACATCATCAGTACCGTCTCAGAGTGGTCGTTAGCGTTCTCCttcctcagctttttcctcaccTATATCCGTGACTTTCAG aaAATTTCCCTGCGCGCAGTTGTCAGCTTGCGTGGACAAACCCTTTATAACACACCGCAGAGCTTTGCCACCGATGAGCAGACATTGCTGATAGCGGGGAGCATCTAA
- the DRAM2 gene encoding DNA damage-regulated autophagy modulator protein 2 isoform X2, whose amino-acid sequence MWWFQQGLSFLPVALVVWSAASFVFSYITAIVLHHVDPLVPYISDTGTIPPERCLFGIMLNISAFLGMATIYVRYKQVYALNPEKSKIIKLNKIGLTLGLMSCFGLCIIANFQKCILYYIHVVGACLTFGVGAIYMLVQTILSYLMQPEVHSKDMFWIRLTMLLWCCSSIVSMFVSSVVLYSGLYGTNLVQKLHWDPQEEGYTAHIISTVSEWSLAFSFLSFFLTYIRDFQDLPLLC is encoded by the exons ATGTGGTGGTTTCAGCAAGGCCTCTCTTTCTTGCCTGTGGCTTTGGTTGTTTGGTCAGCTGCGTCTTTTGTGTTTTCATACATTACTGCAATCGTCCTGCACCACGTCGATCCTTTGGTGCCCTACATCAG TGATACAGGGACAATACCACCTGAAAGATGCTTGTTTGGGATCATGCTAAACATTTCGGCTTTCTTGG GTATGGCTACCATCTATGTCCGTTACAAACAAGTTTATGCTTTGAATCCAGAAAAATCCAAGATCATCAAGCTTAATAAGATTGGCCTTACACTAGGACTGATGAGCTGTTTTGGACTTTGCATTATTGCAAATTTCCAG AAATGTATTCTGTACTACATACACGTGGTTGGAGCCTGCCTGACATTTGGAGTAGGGGCCATTTATATGCTGGTTCAGACCATCCTATCCTACCTGATGCAGCCAGAAGTTCACAGCAAAGACATGTTTTGGATCCGTCTGACCATGTTACTCTGGTGTTGTTCAAGCATTGTGAGCA TGTTTGTTTCCTCAGTTGTCTTATACAGTGGCCTGTATGGAACAAATCTAGTGCAGAAATTGCACTGGGACCCACAGGAAGAA GGCTACACAGCTCACATCATCAGTACCGTCTCAGAGTGGTCGTTAGCGTTCTCCttcctcagctttttcctcaccTATATCCGTGACTTTCAG GATCTACCCCTGCTGTGTTAA